In the Taeniopygia guttata chromosome 12, bTaeGut7.mat, whole genome shotgun sequence genome, one interval contains:
- the TRH gene encoding thyrotropin releasing hormone isoform X3, whose translation MSSIQLPLLLLCLTSCGVCFNGGHLLPEESENMGKVPLDDTLQRSESLILQSVLKKAEKEEEINKELNAPLLQRLSKRQHPGEKYLNNLKKRQHPGKRDVEEETFYGDIQKRQHPGKREMEDDLDVYLELKRQQPPGIKSLLDQFAYSPRAQLTYMNELSKREHLGRRYLMFKHQHPSKRGWNYEVDVYGEKRQHPGKRHWNFDRSDDTGPCNFQESFTCHKGSLLLDLVEDVSRDRVEEKRQHPGKRSAWESETEE comes from the exons GTCATCCATCCAGCTGCCACTGCTACTCCTCTGCTTGACCTCGTGTGGTGTTTGCTTCAACGGGGGACATCTCCTTCCAGAGGAGAGTGAGAACATGGGAAAAGTTCCCCTGGATGACACCCTTCAAAGATCTGAAAGCCTCATTCTTCAGTCTGTCCTCAAGAAAgctgaaaaggaagaagagattAATAAAG AATTGAATGCCCCTCTGCTACAACGGCTTTCCAAAAGACAACACCCTGGGGAAAAGTACCTAAATAACCTGAAGAAGAGACAGCATCCTGGAAAAAGAGATGTTGAGGAAGAGACATTTTATGGAGACATTCAGAAGAGGCAGCATCCAGGAAAAAGGGAGATGGAAGATGACCTTGATGTCTATCTGGAGCTGAAAAGGCAACAGCCTCCCGGCATAAAGTCACTGTTGGATCAGTTTGCATACAGCCCTAGGGCACAGCTAACCTACATGAATGAGTTATCCAAAAGAGAACATCTAGGCAGAAGATATCTGATGTTCAAGCACCAGCATCCTAGCAAAAGAGGCTGGAATTATGAGGTAGATGTATACGGTGAGAAACGCCAGCATCCTGGAAAAAGGCACTGGAATTTTGACCGCTCAGATGACACAGGTCCCTGCAACTTTCAGGAGTCATTCACTTGTCATAAAGGCAGCTTGTTGCTTGATTTAGTAGAAGATGTTAGCAGAGACAGGGTAGAAGAAAAGCGTCAGCACCCAGGGAAGAGATCAGCATGGGAAAGTGAAACAGaggaatga